The DNA segment AGGTCGCTGCCGAACCGGTCACCCGCGTCGCGCCGTGGCGCCCCGTCCGGCCGCAGCGGACGGCCCCCGACCCGGACGCGCTGGCCGCCACGGCCGCCCGGATCGCCGCGGCCGAGCGGCCGCTGCTGCTGGTCGGCGGCGGCGCCCGGCACCGCAACACGGGCCGCCGCATCGAGCGCCTCGCCGAGCTGCTCGGCGCCGGGCTCTTCAGCACCGCCTCCGGCCGCGGCACGGTCGACGAGGACCACCCGCTGCACTGCGGCGTCAGCGGCCTCTACACCGTCGCCCCGGTGGACGCCCTGTGGCGCGAGGCCGACCTCGTCATCGCGCTGGGCAGCCGCCTGGAGGAGACCGCCACCTTCGGCTGGCCGGAGGAGATGGATCAACTCCCGGTCATCCAGGCGGTGTTGGGTGAGGAGAATCTCGCCATGGAGCGGCCCGGCGACCATGTGCTCGGGGACGCCGGGCGGATCGTCGACGGCTGGGCGGAGCTGCTGGCCGGCCACCGGCCCGCACCGGCCTGGCCGGCCCGCGTCCGGGAGGCACGGGCCGCGCTGGCGCGGCGCGCCGCCGACCGGGCCGAGGAGGCCGCCAAGACGGTGACCGAGGGGGCCGTGCCGGTCGCCCGGGTGCTGGCCGCCCTCGACCGCGCCGTCCCCGCCGACCGGGTCCTGGTCCAGGAGAACGGCCTGCAGGACATGTGGTCGTACTACTTCCCGCACTGGTCGCTGGGGTCCGGCGGCGGCTCGGTGGTGCCCAGCGAGCAGACCCCGCTGGGTTTCGGCGCGGCCGCCGCGGTGGGCGTCCGGCTGGCCGAACCGGCCGGGCGGCCGGTGGTCGCGGTGGTCGGCGACGGCGCCTTCAACCTCTTCCGCGGCGAGCTGCCGACCGTCGCCGACTCGGGCGTCGCCGTCCTCTACGTCGTCCTCGACAACGGCGGCTACGGCTGGCTGCAGTCCAACCTCGACCGGGTCTGTCCCGACGGCTCGCGCTTCGCCTTCACCCGGCCCCGCCCGACCGGCACCGAGGGCCTGGCCGCCGCCCACGGCCTGGGCTACCAGCGGGTGACGGACGCCGACGCGCTGCCGGCGGCGCTGGCGGACGCCTGGCGGCAGGTCGCCGCCGGGACCACGGCCGTGGTGGAGGTGGCGGCCGCGCTCGCCGACCTCCCGCCGGGGATGACCGCCGCCGCGGGGGACTTCCCGGAGCGGGAGTCCGCCCAGGAGGAGTGACACCCCGCAGGCCCCTCTTCGGACCCGCACCCCTGTGGTGGCCGGTCGCCGTCGCGGCGGAAGAACTTCCCCGGGCGGCGCGGCACCGCGGTGGTGCGGGTCCGTTGCGCGGGGCGGTGGTCCGGGTGCGTACGCGGGCGCGGCGCGTACCGGCCCCGGAGGGCCCCGGGTATGCGCGTGCCCGGTCTCCTCGGGCCCGGGGGCGGCCGGAGGAGACCGGGCACGTCTTCTTCGTACGGGGGAGTCACGCCGAGGGCGTGCCGGGGGAGGTCTCCGCTCCGTACGGATCGGTGTCAGGTCTTGGTGCGGAACTTGGCGACGGCCACCGGGGCGGTGAGCGCGGTGAGGCCCACCGACCACACCAGCGTCCAGAACACCGGGCCGGCCACCGGGCCCTCGCCCAGGGCGAGTCCGCGGGCCGCGTCGGCCATATGGGTCAGGGGATTGAAACGGGTGAACGTGTGCAGCCAGTCCGGCATGGTCGAGGTCGGTACGAAGATCGAGGAGCCGAACTCCAGCGGGGTCAGCACCAGGACCGAGAGGCCCTGGATGGCCTGCGCGGTGCGCAGGGTCAGGCCCAGCAGCATGAAGCTCCACACCAGGGAGGTGCCGAAGACGGCGGTCAGGCCGACCGCGGCCAGCAGCCCCGGCCAGTGCCCGGCGACATCGAAGCCGAGCAGCGCGCCGACCACCAGCAGCACCGTGATGGCCACCAGCATCCGGCCGGTCTCCACCACGAGCTTGGCCACCAGCACCGAGGAGCGGCCGATGGGCATCGCCCGGAAGCGGTCCATCACGCCGGTACGGAAGTCGTCGTGGACGCCGACGCCCACGGCCATCGCGATGGTCAGCCCGAGGATCACCATCAGCCCCGGTACCAGGAAGGCGGTGTACTGCGCCCGTCCTCCGTCGCCGCCGATCGAGCCGCCGAAGACGAAGACGAACAGCACGGTCAGCACGATCGGTGTGAGCAGCGCGTCGGTCATCGCCGTCGGGTTCTGCCGGATCTGCAGGACGCTGCGGCGGGCCAGCGCGCCGGTGTGCCGCGCCCGCGCGCGCAGGCCGATCCGGCGCTCGTCGAGGACGGCGGCGGGCGGCGCGGGACGGGGCAGGGCCGGGGCGGACGTCATGGCTTCTCCTCCCCTCAGGCCCGCTTGCGGCGCTCGTCGAGCCACTTCTGCCAGTACGTGCGCCGGTCGCTGTCGGGGTGGGCGACGACGATGTCGCCGAGGACGGCGGAGCCGGTGACGCGCACGAGCGGGGTGATGGCCTCCGGACCGGCGTGCTCGCGGGTCAGGTCGCGCAGATCGCCGAAGACCTTGCTGCAGTTCATCTCGACCCGGACGCCCTCGGGGAGGAGGAGGTGCACGTCGCCGACGATCGCGCGGGCCACGATGGTCAGTTCGCCGGTGGACGGTGCCGGGGAGGAGCGCAGGTCGAGGGTGAGGTCACCGAAGACCGCGGTCGCCTCGATGCCGTGTTCCAGCACGGGGCTGTGGTGGACGAGGTCGCCGAAGGCGGCGCGGAAGGCGCGCTGTCCCGGCTTGCCCGCCGGGGCGGGGGGCGTCACATGCGGCAGGTCCTCGCCGACGGACAGCAACTCCGCGCGGGTACGGGCCAGATAGGCCGCCTCGGACCGCTCGGCCAGCTCCTCCAGGGTTAACCGGCCCTCCGCGGTGGCCTCGCGGAGCTGTTCGACCATGTTCTCCCGCTCGGCGTCCGAGGCCAGCACCGCGGGCGACGAGGTGGCGAGGGACGCCGGATCCTTGTGCAGATCGGGGCGTTGGGGCTGGGTCATGGGGTGGTGCCTCCGCGGAGTCCGGCGGTGGTGGGGGCGCGTGCTGCCTCATCCGACCACGTCGCCGCGGGGTGTGCATCGCCGTGCGGTAGTACATCGAAAGGTTGACCCGGGGTGGCGCGGCACACAGTTCGGTGTACCCGGCGGCCGGTTATCCGGTGTGCGCACCGGACTCCCGTGAACCGCCGGGCGCAATGCGGCGGTCTCCCGAAAATGATCTCGGCGGACCCGGTGAAGAACAGTGGGAGGAATCCGAATATCGGTCGACTTCTTCTTGACTAGTTGGTAAAGTGCCCAGCACTCATTGTGACTCGGCGCGTTTTGAAGCAGCCGGCCGGGGTCATCCACTGTTCGAAATCCGGAGGGCTTGTCGAATGCCTGAGCTGGCGGACACCGGGAGGAGAATCAAAGAGCTCCGGGTCGGCGCTGGAATGACACAGCACGACCTCGCCGGTTCCGACATGTCGTCCAGCTACATCTCGCTGGTGGAACGCGGGAAGCGTATTCCCAGCGGCCGGGCACTCAAGATCCTCGCGGAACGCCTCGGGGTCGGCGTCGACGAAATATCCGGAACCGCCGAGCCGGCCGAAACCACCAGCCGGGTCCGCAGGCTCGACCTCGTGGGGCGATTGGTGGCGGCCCGCAGGCAATGGGACGGCGGCGACGCCGAGGGGGCGCTGTCGGAATTCCGCGCACTGGCCGAGATGGACCCCTCCGGCCGGCAGGACGACGTATTTACCGAGGCGCAGCTCGCCATTGCCGAAATACTGGGCACACTCGGCCGCGCCGACGAGGGCGCCGAGGTCCTGCTGCGGATGCTGGACGCGCCGGCCCCCACGCCGTACGCGGAGCCCCGGCTGCGCGCCCTGATCGCCCTCGCCGACCTGCTGGAGTCGGCCGGCCGGGTCCAGGACGGGCTGCGCCACGCGCTCACCGCCTTCCTCGAATGCGCCGGCCGGGAGCCCGGTACCGGGTTCCACTCGCTGCTGGTCCACGAGGTGCTCACCCGCTGCGCCTATTGGAGCGGCTGCCCCGACTGGGCGCCCGGCGGCGACCACGGCCGGCCCCCGGCGGACGGGGTGCTCCCCGGGCCGCGGGCCGCCATCGATCTGCACCGGGCGCTCGACCTGCGCGACCGGGGCGAGACCGGGCGCGCCGCGGCGCTGCTGGGGGAGTGCGCGCGCCGGGTCGCGCCCGCCGCCGGCTTCCCGCTCTGGGAGAAGATCAACGGCCG comes from the Streptomyces angustmyceticus genome and includes:
- a CDS encoding thiamine pyrophosphate-binding protein, giving the protein MTPTTHPNAWAALADHLRHLGTDVVFGLPGDDMALLGELERSDTTVVLCRDQRNAVFMATGYALAAGRPGVCVIGKGPALTNALTGVLEARSAGAPLILVADGTRLDRLGTGAFQELDQLTAIRPYVKWATRVDHPERLPAALEKAAALAVNGAPGPVYVELAEQVAAEPVTRVAPWRPVRPQRTAPDPDALAATAARIAAAERPLLLVGGGARHRNTGRRIERLAELLGAGLFSTASGRGTVDEDHPLHCGVSGLYTVAPVDALWREADLVIALGSRLEETATFGWPEEMDQLPVIQAVLGEENLAMERPGDHVLGDAGRIVDGWAELLAGHRPAPAWPARVREARAALARRAADRAEEAAKTVTEGAVPVARVLAALDRAVPADRVLVQENGLQDMWSYYFPHWSLGSGGGSVVPSEQTPLGFGAAAAVGVRLAEPAGRPVVAVVGDGAFNLFRGELPTVADSGVAVLYVVLDNGGYGWLQSNLDRVCPDGSRFAFTRPRPTGTEGLAAAHGLGYQRVTDADALPAALADAWRQVAAGTTAVVEVAAALADLPPGMTAAAGDFPERESAQEE
- a CDS encoding ABC transporter permease, which produces MTSAPALPRPAPPAAVLDERRIGLRARARHTGALARRSVLQIRQNPTAMTDALLTPIVLTVLFVFVFGGSIGGDGGRAQYTAFLVPGLMVILGLTIAMAVGVGVHDDFRTGVMDRFRAMPIGRSSVLVAKLVVETGRMLVAITVLLVVGALLGFDVAGHWPGLLAAVGLTAVFGTSLVWSFMLLGLTLRTAQAIQGLSVLVLTPLEFGSSIFVPTSTMPDWLHTFTRFNPLTHMADAARGLALGEGPVAGPVFWTLVWSVGLTALTAPVAVAKFRTKT
- a CDS encoding DUF1707 SHOCT-like domain-containing protein, yielding MTQPQRPDLHKDPASLATSSPAVLASDAERENMVEQLREATAEGRLTLEELAERSEAAYLARTRAELLSVGEDLPHVTPPAPAGKPGQRAFRAAFGDLVHHSPVLEHGIEATAVFGDLTLDLRSSPAPSTGELTIVARAIVGDVHLLLPEGVRVEMNCSKVFGDLRDLTREHAGPEAITPLVRVTGSAVLGDIVVAHPDSDRRTYWQKWLDERRKRA
- a CDS encoding helix-turn-helix domain-containing protein; this translates as MPELADTGRRIKELRVGAGMTQHDLAGSDMSSSYISLVERGKRIPSGRALKILAERLGVGVDEISGTAEPAETTSRVRRLDLVGRLVAARRQWDGGDAEGALSEFRALAEMDPSGRQDDVFTEAQLAIAEILGTLGRADEGAEVLLRMLDAPAPTPYAEPRLRALIALADLLESAGRVQDGLRHALTAFLECAGREPGTGFHSLLVHEVLTRCAYWSGCPDWAPGGDHGRPPADGVLPGPRAAIDLHRALDLRDRGETGRAAALLGECARRVAPAAGFPLWEKINGRYALLLLQSGEPDRARGVVERGLVVASVAQEPAFPLWLTTADAVGAEAAGDTGRLFALGERLAALPDTGRGHEKAAALGEIAAACERVGDRERAAGYFRYSAGLFRRAQAYRHAERARERLTDLIEKRD